CCAGACGAGGAAGGCCAGCGCGAGCACCGCGGTGACCAGCCCCAGCTTGAGCGCGAGGGACCGCGCCCGGGTGCGGATGTCGCCGAGGGTCTTGAGCGCCGCGAACACGGCACCGTGGAAGGTGAACAGGGTGAGCGTGACCAGTCCGCCGAGCAGGGCGTACGGGTTGAGCAGGTCCCAGAAGGTGCCGACGTACTCCATCTCGCGGTCGATCTTCACCCCGCGCACGATGTTGCCGAAGGCCACGCCCCACAGGAACGCGGGGATGAGAGAGGTCCAGAAGATGGCCTGTTCCCAGTTGCGCTGCCAGTTCTCCTCGGGCCGCTTCGCCCGGTACTCGAAGGCGACGCCACGGACGATCAGGCAGAGCAGGATGATCAGCAGCGGCAGGTAGAAGCCGGAGAACAGCGTCGCGTACCACTCGGGGAAGGCGGCGAAGGTCGCGCCGCCGGCCGTCAGCAGCCACACCTCGTTGCCGTCCCAGACGGGACCGATGGTGTTGATGAGGACCCGCTTCTCGGTGCGGTCGCGGGCGAGCAGCTTGGTGAGGACCCCGATCCCGAAGTCGAAGCCTTCGAGGAAGAAGTAGCCGATCCAGAGGACGGCGATGAGTACGAACCAGACGTCGTGGAGTTCCATGCCTCGATCTCCTGAGCCTCAGTACGAGAAGGCCATGGGCCGGTCGGGGTCGCGGTCCCCGCCGATCTTGGTGGGCGGGTTGAGGTCGTCCTCGGTGAGCTCGGGCGGGCCGGCCTTGACGTACTTGACCAGGAGCTTCACCTCGATCACGGCGAGCACGGCGTAGAGGAGCGTGAAGGCGATCATCGACGTGAGCACCTCGGCCGTGGAGACCCCGGGGGAGACGGCGTCACGGGTGCGCAGCACGCCGTAGACCACCCACGGCTGGCGGCCCATCTCGGTGAAGATCCAGCCCCAGGAGTTGGCGATCAGCGGGAAGGCCATGGTCCACAGGGCGATGATCCAGTACCACTTGCCCAGGCGGGGGCTGAGCGCCTTCCGCTTGAACAGCACCAGATTCGGCACTTCGTCCTCACCGGTCCGCAGCCCTGGCGCCAGCATGAACTTCTTGCGGGTCAGCCAGAGGCCCACCAGCCCGATGGTCAGCGAGGCCATGCCGAAGCCGATCATCCAGCGGAAGCCCCAGTAGGCGACGGGGATGTTCGGCCGGTAGTCGCCGGGACCGAACTTCTCCTGCTCGGCCTTGTTGACGTCGTTGATGCCCGGGACGTACGAGCTGAAGTCGTCGTTCGCGAGGAAGGACAGCAGGCCCGGGATCTCTATGGCGACCGTGTTGTGGCCCTTCTCGACGTCGCCGTAGGCGAACACGGAGAAGGGTGCGGGTGCCTGGCCGTCCCAGAGCGCCTCGGCCGCGGCCATCTTCATGGGCTGCTGCTTGAACATGA
The DNA window shown above is from Streptomyces showdoensis and carries:
- the cydB gene encoding cytochrome d ubiquinol oxidase subunit II, whose amino-acid sequence is MELHDVWFVLIAVLWIGYFFLEGFDFGIGVLTKLLARDRTEKRVLINTIGPVWDGNEVWLLTAGGATFAAFPEWYATLFSGFYLPLLIILLCLIVRGVAFEYRAKRPEENWQRNWEQAIFWTSLIPAFLWGVAFGNIVRGVKIDREMEYVGTFWDLLNPYALLGGLVTLTLFTFHGAVFAALKTLGDIRTRARSLALKLGLVTAVLALAFLVWTQVDKGDGWSLLAMVIAVVCLVGAIGAIQLGREGWSFALSGITIAAAVAMLFLTLFPNVMPSSLDPAWSLTVTNASSSPYTLKIMTWCAAIATPLVLLYQGWTYWVFRKRIGTQNIAQAH
- a CDS encoding cytochrome ubiquinol oxidase subunit I, which translates into the protein MDLALAPETLARWQFGITTVYHFLFVPLTISLAALTAGLQTAWVRTEKEKYLKATKFWGKLFLINIAMGVVTGIVQEFQFGMNWSDYSRFVGDIFGAPLAFEALIAFFFESTFIGLWIFGWDKLPKKIHLACIWMVSIGTILSAYFILAANSWMQHPVGYRINAERGRAELTDFWLVLTQNTALTQFFHTITAAFLVGGAFMVGISAFHLARKRHITVMRTSLRVGLITLIIAGLGTAISGDLLGKVMFKQQPMKMAAAEALWDGQAPAPFSVFAYGDVEKGHNTVAIEIPGLLSFLANDDFSSYVPGINDVNKAEQEKFGPGDYRPNIPVAYWGFRWMIGFGMASLTIGLVGLWLTRKKFMLAPGLRTGEDEVPNLVLFKRKALSPRLGKWYWIIALWTMAFPLIANSWGWIFTEMGRQPWVVYGVLRTRDAVSPGVSTAEVLTSMIAFTLLYAVLAVIEVKLLVKYVKAGPPELTEDDLNPPTKIGGDRDPDRPMAFSY